The Plasmodium knowlesi strain H genome assembly, chromosome: 10 genomic sequence CAAGATGGAGGACTTCCATTACTTTGCAGAATTCATGAAAAAATGGTTAGCGGAGGAGGGAACAGGTGCTATGGACGTGGTAAGTTTAGTTGTACTACCCCATAAGTGCTTATGGAATAAATGAATTATTGTGCATGAAAAAATGATTGAGGAGAACTGGAATCCCGGAATacggatatatatataaattttttcccccatatTCAACGTCTTAGAAAGTTCTATTGAAGAGAGTAGAAGAAGGAGTTGAGGACATGCTCGATAATGCGCAGGACAGAACGACGGATGAAGTGGAGCAGTGTGCACAGCAGGATACGAATGGAGAACCAATATTGAAGGAtccgaaggaaaaaaatttatgtaaaATTCTAATCAGATTATTCTACGGAATAGCTAGATTAAGACAGgtgggaaagaaagaagggaacAAGACGGAAAATTGGGAATGGATAAAAACAGTGATGACCAATTCAACGGAGGAACATGTACAAGATTATCTAAGATGTATAATAGGAAAAATACTTATAGTAAAAATGTTAGCAGCACAATGTAATACGAACAAAGTGGTTGAAATTGTGAAGAACGCAGTGGACAGTAccatagaaaagaaaggagctCAAGAGGAACATGATAAATGTAAGAAAATAGATTTTAAAAGTTTAAGTATGgggcaaaaatttttttgggcAGAAATACAGGACTCCATAGAGAAGGATAAAGGTAATGGTAAAACTATTAAGGACTTAATTGAGCagcaaaaatgtgaagagggGAATGGTACCCCGGGGACGGTGGGTAAGAACGATGAGAGCAAGTGGAAGAGTATTAGGGAACTACTTGGATTGAGTGAGGGGGATAAGCTGCATGAATTGAACACTGATAGTAATACGTGGCCAAGAGGAACGTGGGCCAAGACACTATGTTACATAAAGAATAGGGGTAAGGATGAGATTAAGGAAATAGAGGGAATACTAAAGCAGGTGCATAAGTTAggtggaaaatataaaggacAAGTAACAGGGTCGGAGGGAAGTCAAAATGATAAGAATACAAGCACTCTTGCCGAGTgcgaaaaaattgaagaagatgTTCTGCGCGCTAGTCCACAAACAACAGATCTCGCAGCACCTTCTACTTCGGTCTCAAGTTCCCCTTCCTCCAGTAGTTCCAGTAGTTCaagttcttcttcatcagCTTCAGTTTCTGGATCTTCTGGAGATGGTAGTGTTTCCGCTGGTGGTGGAGGTGCTGGTACTTCACCAACTTCTGCTGGTAGTATTGCAAGTACTGGTGCTGGTTCCGGTTCACAGGTCCCAACAGAAACGAAGGAACATTCCGGAAAATCGGAAAAAGTACTTTATACTTATGAAGACATTAAGGGATTGTGGGACGCATTCGGTGGCGGTGGTCCAGGACAACAGCCGCCACCAACACAACCtccaccacaacaacaatCTTCTCCTGTCGTTGCAGCACCAGCCCCTGCTCTCGCTCATGTTAATGGTGGAGGTGGGGGAACTGGTGGTGCAGGTGCAGGGGTACTGGGTGGTTTAGTACCAGGTGCTGGTGGGGTTGTACCTGGTGTTCCAGGGGTAGGTGGTGTGCCAGGAGTTTGTACTCCAGCAGCATCAGCTACAGAAATTTCTCCAGGATCTCCTGCTGGGGGCGGTGTTGCCGGTGGTGGGGGAGGTGCATCTTCTGGAGGTGGTGGTCCAGGTGGCACTAGTACTGGTACTGGTGCTGCTCAAGGACCAGGTCAAAGTACTGGTTCACCAGCTCCACTACCCCCCCCAccccctcctcctccacCACAACCACAACCACAACCACCCCGTCCTCCtccaccacaacaacaacagagTGGCCAACAAAGTAATCAAT encodes the following:
- a CDS encoding SICAvar, type II gives rise to the protein MEDFHYFAEFMKKWLAEEGTGAMDVKVLLKRVEEGVEDMLDNAQDRTTDEVEQCAQQDTNGEPILKDPKEKNLCKILIRLFYGIARLRQVGKKEGNKTENWEWIKTVMTNSTEEHVQDYLRCIIGKILIVKMLAAQCNTNKVVEIVKNAVDSTIEKKGAQEEHDKCKKIDFKSLSMGQKFFWAEIQDSIEKDKGNGKTIKDLIEQQKCEEGNGTPGTVGKNDESKWKSIRELLGLSEGDKLHELNTDSNTWPRGTWAKTLCYIKNRGKDEIKEIEGILKQVHKLGGKYKGQVTGSEGSQNDKNTSTLAECEKIEEDVLRASPQTTDLAAPSTSVSSSPSSSSSSSSSSSSSASVSGSSGDGSVSAGGGGAGTSPTSAGSIASTGAGSGSQVPTETKEHSGKSEKVLYTYEDIKGLWDAFGGGGPGQQPPPTQPPPQQQSSPVVAAPAPALAHVNGGGGGTGGAGAGVLGGLVPGAGGVVPGVPGVGGVPGVCTPAASATEISPGSPAGGGVAGGGGGASSGGGGPGGTSTGTGAAQGPGQSTGSPAPLPPPPPPPPPQPQPQPPRPPPPQQQQSGQQSNQSPSTSSALSTPVTTSTQTPAISPTTPSATMTSLTPSPTEPTESSSTQSTPESSGSGIWSGILGKVQSKLSSMLSSLIYKTAFSAIPSAINTAYDVVTPVLQEAVKAEAAARAAKAAEPVPPALDPPKAPPVAPAAEPPAPDPVNGSVAVSGTPPTSPGGVGSVSAGGVGEPTAADAAAPGGHGAVPGVPGVGGVPGVGTPAAAAAETPGSTAKGGGAAGVPGVGGVSGGAGAAEAPGSAAGAGGTGGGSSQHTGRVGSSVPSAAGSRSVSPRRTPQGGTIPLGPKVVEWDIRNIKDVIIPYIPIIPVVLGVSVFGFLFFKYFGFSGRQKRRSRRAPQIPRSPPPLEEHMEKGALTISYAPSQYYMVRRRHPLFSTERQRVKKHILKGISEKTIIHVHLEALNEYKNQEPNYGSPPLMDKVDFLQIIVEEFMGSA